Proteins encoded by one window of Canis lupus dingo isolate Sandy chromosome 22, ASM325472v2, whole genome shotgun sequence:
- the GPR183 gene encoding LOW QUALITY PROTEIN: G-protein coupled receptor 183 (The sequence of the model RefSeq protein was modified relative to this genomic sequence to represent the inferred CDS: inserted 1 base in 1 codon) — MEAPTSHSERFCTPLTDTKMDNLTTPSAATQGSDCDLYAHYNTARILMPLHYSIVFIIGLVGNVLALVVIIQNRKKINSTTLYSTNLVISDILFTTALPTRIAYYAMGFDWRIGEALCRITALVFYINTYAGVNFMTCLSIDRFFAVVHPLRYNKMKRIEHAKGICIFVWILVFAQTLPLLIKPMSKQEEERTTCMEYPNFEETKSLPWILLGACFIGYVLPLLIILXCYSQICCKLFKTAKQNPLTEKSGVNKKALNTIIFIIVVFVLCFTPYHVAIIQHMIKKLHFPDLLECSQRHSFQISLHFTVCLMNFNCCMDPFIYFFACKGYKRKVMKMLKRQVSVSISSAVRSAPEENSREMTETQTMIHSKSLNGK; from the exons ATGGAGGCCCCAACAAGTCACTCAGAG AGATTCTGCACACCATTAACGGATACAAAAATGGACAATTTAACTACACCCTCTGCAGCTACTCAGGGAAGTGACTGTGATCTCTATGCACACTACAACACAGCCAGGATACTAATGCCTCTGCATTACAGCATTGTCTTCATAATTGGGCTTGTAGGAAACGTGCTAGCCTTGGTGGTTATtattcaaaacaggaaaaaaatcaactctaCCACTCTATATTCAACAAATTTGGTGATTTCTGATATACTTTTTACCACTGCCTTGCCTACACGGATAGCCTACTATGCAATGGGCTTTGACTGGAGAATCGGTGAGGCCTTGTGTAGGATAACTGCTCTTGTGTTTTACATCAATACATACGCAGGTGTGAATTTCATGACCTGCTTGAGCATTGACCGGTTCTTTGCTGTGGTGCACCCTCTACGGTACAACAAGATGAAAAGAATCGAACATGCAAAAGGCATTTGCATATTTGTCTGGATTCTAGTATTTGCTCAAACACTCCCACTACTCATAAAACCTATGtcaaagcaggaggaagaaaggactACATGCATGGAATATCCAaactttgaagaaacaaaatctctTCCGTGGATTCTGCTTGGTGCATGTTTCATAGGATATGTGCTTCCTCTTCTAATCATTT TGTGCTACTCTCAAATCTGTTGCAAACTCTTTAAAACTGCCAAACAAAACCCACTGACTGAGAAATCTGGTGTAAACAAAAAGGCTCTcaacacaattatttttataattgttgtgTTTGTTCTCTGTTTCACACCTTACCATGTTGCAATTATTCAACACATGATTAAGAAGCTTCATTTTCCTGATCTCCTGGAATGCAGCCAAAGACATTCATTCCAGATCTCTCTGCACTTTACAGTATGTCTGATGAACTTCAATTGCTGCATGGacccttttatatatttctttgcatGTAAAGGGTACAAGAGAAAGGTTATGAAGATGCTGAAGCGTCAGGTCAGTGTGTCAATTTCCAGTGCTGTGAGGTCAGCCCCTGAAGAAAACTCACGTGAAATGACGGAAACTCAAACAATGATACATTCCAAgtctttaaatggaaaataa